The Pelodiscus sinensis isolate JC-2024 chromosome 5, ASM4963464v1, whole genome shotgun sequence genome includes a region encoding these proteins:
- the LOC142829620 gene encoding uncharacterized protein LOC142829620 produces the protein MMNKYWRAWEALQAGPWEKGSRPRQRGDLELHSKPGSKRWGLGPRLRTCFACGHRGHLRRECPYGVGARRPPPANRDKGRAAPVKTTGEARTCWACGKPGHIRRLCPERTWGRWRQPTARERTQNHRPGMVRETRRRAEGGLGPGETNAQGSPDWGPTPQREGRGPSSGQRRYDPHTEGAYGQVMAADLRARLRDGTKITRQVWLEGRPVTALVDSGCSQTMVRSELVPEWEAAGGSISMQCIHGDVSTYPTGWVRLSDGVDEVICRVALAPKLVYPVLLGRDWPGFRRILRDWEKQGPPSPAGTEGRERGAPQGPEEEPCPEKILSSEEIGGDEDFMRDQREDPSLTHAWEQGARETGDPSTGAAVRPTPRFEVRADRLYRIARSTDGQTEVSQLLVPARYRRQVLDLAHANPWAGHLGREKTLQRIMQRFFWPGIYKEVRDFCESCPECQRTAQGGVPKAPLVPLPVVEVPFDRVALDLVGPLERSRRGHQYILVIIDYATRYPEAVPLKNTLAATLARELVQVFSRVGLPREILTDQGTNVTSKLMAELCRLLNIKTLRTSVYHPQTDGLVERFNKTLKSMLRRFVELDPKDWDLLLPALLFAVREVPQASTGFSPFELLYGRQPRGILDLLRENWEEQDSRVTGTVPYILDLQRRLRTVGELARENLLQAQNKQAQYYDRGAKPRTFQPGDRVLLLLPAPDSKLLAKWQGPFEVLRQVGPVDYEIKLSGKRKDKQIYHVNLLKKWNAREGMLITLQPPEPELGPWGGDLKAEGTAHIGAELTEEQQKELNSLLRDFDQVLTTQPVKPGRNICGI, from the exons atgatGAATAAGTATTGGAGGGCCTGGGAGGCCCTACAGGCGGGGCCCTGGGAAAAGGGGAGCAGGCCACGACAAAGGGGTGACCTCGAGCTCCATAGCAAACCAGGCTCCAAGCGTTGGGGGCTGGGGCCGCGCCTGAGAACTTGTTTTGCCTGTGGGCACAGGGGACACCTGAGGAGGGAGTGTCCCtacggggtgggagccaggaggcccccCCCAGCTAATAGGGATaaagggagagcagcccctgtgaaGACAACAGGGGAGGCGCGGACATGTTGGGCCTGCGGGAAGCCGGGCCACATTcggaggctgtgccctgagagGACCTGGGGAAGGTGGCGGCAACCAACCGCCAGGGAAAGGACTCAGAACCACCGACCCGGGATGGTAAGAGAAACTAGGAGACGGGCGGAAGGCGGTTTGGGCCCGGGCGAAACCAACGCGCAAGGGAGCCCAGACTGGGGTCCTACCCCGCAGCGTGAGGGGCGGGGACCATCAAGCGGCCAGCGAAGGTACGACCCCCACACAGAGGGTGCGTATGGACAGGTGATGGCTGCTGACCTACGGGCAAGACTGCGGGACGGGACAAAGATCACCCGACAGGTATGGCTAGAGGGGAGGCCAGTGACCGCCCTGGTAGATTCGGGGTGCAGCCAGACAATGGTACGATCCGAGctggtcccagagtgggaggcGGCCGGGGGATCCATATCAATGCAATGCATCCATGGGGATGTTAGCACCTACCCCACGGGTTGGGTCCGGTTGTCGGATGGGGTAGATGAGGTGATCTGCAGGGTAGCGTTGGCCCCAAAGCTGGTGTACCCAGTGCTACTGGGCCGGGACTGGCCGGGTTTCAGACGCATCCTGCGAGACTGGGAGAAGCAGGGGCCACCATCACCAGCAGGGACGGAAGGCCGGGAAAGGGGAGCACCCCAAGGTCCCGAGGAGGAACCGTGCCCGGAGAAAATCCTCAGTTCGGAGGAAATAGGAGGGGATGAGGACTTCATGAGAGACCAACGGGAAGATCCCTCCTTAACCCATGCCTGGGAACAAGGGGCAAGAGAGACTGGGGACCCCAGTACGGGGGCAGCTGTTCGACCAACACCGCGATTCGAGGTAAGAGCCGATCGACTATACCGGATCGCCCGGTCGACCGACGGACAGACAGAGGTTAGCCAGTTGTTGGTTCCCGCTCGGTATCGGAGGCAGGTATTAGACCTAGCACATGCGAACCCCTGGGCTGGACATTTGGGGCGAGAGAAGACTCTACAACGCATAATGCAGCGGTTCTTTTGGCCTGGGATTTATAAAGAGGTCAGAGACTTCTGTGAGTCCTGCCCTGAATGCCAACGGACGGCTCAGGGAGGAGTGCCGAAAGCCCCTCTAGTCCCTCTTCCCGTGGTGGAGGTGCCATTTGACAGGGTGGCTTTAGATCTGGTAGGTCCCCTGGAGAGGTCCCGACGGGGGCACCAGTATATACTGGTCATAATCGACTATGCCACCCGATACCCTGAGGCGGTCCCCCTTAAGAACACGCTGGCGGCGACGCTGGCGCGTGAATTGGTACAGGTATTCTCCCGGGTGGGACTCCCCAGGGAGATATTAACTGACCAAGGGACCAATGTGACTTCCAAACTGATGGCGGAGCTTTGCCGCCTCTTAAACATTAAGACCCtgcgtacctcagtttaccacccGCAAACAGATGGACTTGTTGAACGTTTCAATAAGACATTAAAAAGTATGTTGCGGCGGTTTGTGGAGCTCGACCCAAAGGATTGGGACTTATTACTACCGGCACTGTTGTTTGCGGTACGAGAGGTGCCCCAAGCCTCAACGGGATTCTCTCCATTTGAGTTGCTTTACGGCCGCCAACCCCGGGGGATCCTGGACTTATTGCGGGAGAACTGGGAGGAACAGGATTCCAGGGTGACGGGTACAGTGCCCTATATCTTGGACTTGCAAAGGCGACTCCGGACTGTAGGGGAGCTAGCTAGGGAGAACCTCCTTCAGGCCCAAAATAAGCAAGCCCAGTATTATGACAGGGGCGCCAAACCCAGGACATTCCAACCGGGGGACAGGGTACTCCTGCTATTACCGGCGCCAGACTCAAAATTGttggccaaatggcaagggccCTTTGAGGTTCTACGGCAGGTAGGCCCAGTGGATTATGAAATCAAATTATCGGGAAAACGAAAGGACAAACAAATTTATCATGTCAATTTACTAAAGAAGTGGAACGCCCGAGAGGGTATGCTTATTACCTTACAGCCACCAGAACCGGAACTCGGACCCTGGGGAGGCGACTTGAAGGCAGAAGGGACAGCGCACATTGGGGCCGAACTGACGGAAGAACAGCAGAAGGAGCTGAACTCCCTCCTTCGGGATTTTGACCAGGTCCTAACCACACAACCGG TGAAACCTGGACGGAACATCTGCGGCATTTGA